The DNA window ACTGCTGCACCAATGGAGAGTACTTTTAATGGTGATAATGGACAAACTAGAGATCTCATGGATGTGAGTAAAATTGATTCTTatgtttttgtattttgtttcaaTTTATATAACCTTAAACGTTCAATATTTATGATATTTGTAGGGTTTTGATGTGTACCAATCTCAACAAGAGGCAAGTGGTAACAAATCTGAGTTGGAGTTGTATCTTGAGGAGCGACTAGTCGATCGTAAGCAACAACCAGATTTGAATGTTTTGACTTATTGGAAGGAGAGTAGAATTAGATATCCTGAACTTTCACTTATGGCTCGAGATATCTTAAGTATTCCTATTACCACTGTCGCGTCTGAGTCTGCTTTTAGTCATGGTGGGAGAATTCTTGGAAAATTTCGAACTTCTATGTTGCCGGATAATGTGGAGGCACTACTGTGTTCTCGAGATTGGTTGTATAATAGTGAAGGTAAATTAGATATTTTGTTGCATTGACTGTGAATTTTCAGTAGCTTAGGATctctttaattattttctgcattggTTGATTAAATCTGCTAAATTTTAGAGTGTcttgataaagattttgaagtTGAACAAGAAGACGAGGAGCAAGATCTTGGAATTGATATTAGTAGATTAAGTGCTGAACAAGATGCATCTTCAAATGTTGATACTTAGTAAGTATGTCATGTGAACTCGATATTTTAGAATACTTGTTATTGCTTTCTACTGTTATTTTAGTTAGAGTTGTGATTTGTGCTCCTGGTGTATAATGGGTATGGTCATGGAATGTCATGATTTTTCAAGCTTCACTTTTGTTGTCGTAGAATACTTCTTTGTCTTGCCACCAGGTTTGGGTATTATCACTAGTGATTCACTACAAAAGCTGATTCAGAGTGCATGTCTTTTTCCGAGCAATATGTCAGCTTTATTGGCATTTTTTACCTCTGTGATGTTGATTCTTTGACCTGCCAAAAGCATTATTAGTGAAACATGATACAATGATCTAAGATTGGTATTAACAACTAATTTGACTTTCGTAATAGCATGATCTTTGGCTCCACTATGAACTGCTGACTGCGAAGTCTTAAGAATGTGCTACCCTCTGTGGAATAATATCCATGTATTTATTTAGAATGTGGTTGTCTTTAGTGTGTCCAATTCTTCCGTTGCTTCTACTTATTTGTTGGTTGCTAATACTTGCCATCTTATTTTTGCTGCAGATGTTCCAGTATATGTCCATTTGTTATATCACTGGGTTTGAATGCTGCCCAAGTTCCATAAAGCAAATTAGTTTCAGCTTTGAATTCTAGCATTTTTGGGGTGTTCAGTAGTTATTTATCTTTCCTCAATGAGTTGTTGAAGGATTAGAATGTGCTTTATTGGTGACTAGTTGATGGTTGTGTTGTCATTGGACCTGTTCTAATGTTGCGTtaattttttgaagaattttcaaatgaattggatagtGATATTTGAACTAATTGGTTGAGAATTGTATCTCTCTTATCAAGTTTCAATTTAATTAAGGAGTGATTGGATCTTGTTTAATATTGGTATAACATTTTTTCATGCTATATtcaatttggaccaaaattgttttagtgtgtgaaaatgtgtttatgtgtgtgaaaaaaaaaatttatatgcaaaaatatatttaagagaatttatgtatcaaaatctattaattaatatattgggtCATATTTGGGTCATGGGTTTGAGATGACCCAATATGACCCAACCCAAAAGTAACCCAATTTAAAGTTGGGCGGGTTGGGTATAACCCATTTAAATAAAAACCCAATATCAACCCGCCCAAAACCGCCCAACCCGCCCAATTGCCAGGTCTAGGGTAGCCAAATCAACTAGCTCCAATGCCAGCCCTGCGATGCATGCTTTAACTAATCCGACCCGATCTTTGACCCATCTGGGTCTTCATCTTATAGTCCTTTATCCTGTGCATCGCAGGAGTACTTCCCTGGGCACAAACCAAAATTGCAACGCTGACCCGTGTACGTATGAAGCGCCGTAGGGAGATACCTCTAGTACTATGGGAGAATTCGCCACCGAAACGGTGTCGTTTGGAAGTTCGGGTTCGGTTGACAAAGTAGCCATTCGGTGTGGTCCAATGGTGATCCAAATCCTCCTCCATGTGTGGTCCAATGTCCTGGGATTGCCCAAGTGTTTCGGCTTTCAGAACTGAAGGATACCACCAATGGTTTCAAGGAGTTCAATGAGCTTGGTAGGGGGAACAATGGATTTGTCTACGAAGCTGTTCTTGCTGATGAACTTCCTAAATTGTCCCTTGAATAACGTTCCTTCTTGAACTTAACGCCTAAATCTAACGGAATGGCTTTGAATCTTAATTTTATACATTTCAGTGACCAAAACCAGacttttaatagtttagtgatCAAAACTCGACGATTGCATAAATTTAGTGGCCATCCggataatttgctcttttaAGAATAGTAATCCTATCGCTTGTACTCTTGTTAAGTTTGTTGCATCTACACCTGGTTGAGCTACTCTcctttcaaaagattttttctGGTTAGCTTGTAACAATAATGGCAAACTAGAAATGATATCTTAGCTTGCTCATATCATGTGTAAATGTGCTGCATTTTTTAGACGTACTGGCTACATATAATTTGAATAGTTAAATAGATGTTAGGTAAAAATTTTGCTACTTGTACTTTTCTTTcgtggccttgtttggattgggatTTTCTATCAgacaatttttatattttttatttttcgtaaataaatttttcaatcatttttttatttcacatacatcaaatcactataatatttttttttataaaaaaattttaaaaatagcaatccaaacagatATAGCTTTCAAAAGAACATAGGttttaaaagaaagaaattttggatGATGTTTAAGCAAATCACTTCAGTGCTATGTGAGAAGCGTATGGTCAGAGTCTTCTATGTTGTCTTTTAAAAGTCAAACACCTTCTGAAATGGATTTGTAGTTAGGCGCTGTGAGAGAACTTCAGAGACTCTATGACCAGCTGGTTGAAAATGCTGATGCTTGCCAGCTTGATCGATACGCGGCCTACTCACtagtgtgtgtatgtatgtgtgtgtgtgtgagattTTGAGAGAGATTTTAAAAGTCAAAGACCACAATATTTCTTGGTGGTAGAATCAGTTGGCAGGCCCATTCGCATTTCTTCGAGAAAGAAATCGAGCAATCCCAGGCTATCAAATGACTTAAAGCGCTGTGGATGTTCATCATCAATCAACTCCTGAGGATGTGTATGACCCCACTATTGAAAGAGAACAACCCCAATGACAATCTTTTTGCATTCGCGTTCGTTAAAACTCGATGAAAACAAGGTTGTATTCTGCTGTTGCTCCATgcctgcaaaaaaaaaaaaaaaaaaaaaaaagcttggttatccagatttttgtttttgcaaaTAAGGGCGCTTTCTAGAGGACAAAAAATATCGATTAATTAAAACATATAGAGGACAAAAAGAATAACTATATCAAAATTATTTTAGAAAACAAATATAAaagttcttctttttttttttttttcgattgtCATCtctactcctactcctactcctactctatctACTGGGGAGGTTCAACTGAGCCTATGGAGACTGATGGGGACAGAACCACCACCGGATCAGACGGGTGCACTACCCACAAGAGTGgaaaccttgcctcccaccccaccaaagcCTTAAGTGCTTGGTGGTGGCCACCAGCCCAAGAGCTGCTGGTTATAAAAGTTCTTCTACTAGAGAACAATTGTCGTTACTACAATGAGGTCATTGATATACATGTTCACGTCACATGCGATCGCATActtattcttgttttatttttcctctttcttgtgGTGTGCAACTGTTTTGTTTATTATAATAAGAACGGTTTTTCACCTTGCATTTTTAATGTTTCttcaatttatttaattttgctcccaacccaaaaatattcaCCTTGTTTTAGACAATGagctaaaaatatttttcagtTGGGGCAACCCAAAAAATCTCTCTAAGCAAATACTTCTAAATATAAGTTACTCAAATGATAGGTAAAAAATGTTGTGGGCCAAATAAAGTCAATTTGCAACTTAATAATGATGTTAGAAATGCTCCATAGTTGattcttttcatttatttatttttttcaccAAACTGGTATAACAGCCATGATGCTAAGAATTGTTTCACAATTCAGTGGGAGAACAAACTGTAATTCGAAACAGATTCAAAGCCAATTGTAAgcattttctttt is part of the Coffea eugenioides isolate CCC68of unplaced genomic scaffold, Ceug_1.0 ScVebR1_2600;HRSCAF=3658, whole genome shotgun sequence genome and encodes:
- the LOC113757003 gene encoding zinc finger BED domain-containing protein DAYSLEEPER-like isoform X3, whose translation is MASNMKTKFQKYWDCYSVILSFAIILDPRYKLQFVEYCFFVLDPQSRDEKVLSIKQKLFRLFEEYSKTNTGITAAPMESTFNGDNGQTRDLMDGFDVYQSQQEASGNKSELELYLEERLVDRKQQPDLNVLTYWKESRIRYPELSLMARDILSIPITTVASESAFSHGGRILGKFRTSMLPDNVEALLCSRDWLYNSEDFEVEQEDEEQDLGIDISRLSAEQDASSNVDT
- the LOC113757003 gene encoding zinc finger BED domain-containing protein DAYSLEEPER-like isoform X2 — translated: MASNMKTKFQKYWDCYSVILSFAIILDPRYKLQFVEYCFFVLDPQSRDEKVLSIKQKLFRLFEEYSKTNTGITAAPMESTFNGDNGQTRDLMDGFDVYQSQQEASGNKSELELYLEERLVDRKQQPDLNVLTYWKESRIRYPELSLMARDILSIPITTVASESAFSHGGRILGKFRTSMLPDNVEALLCSRDWLYNSEECLDKDFEVEQEDEEQDLGIDISRLSAEQDASSNVDT
- the LOC113757003 gene encoding zinc finger BED domain-containing protein DAYSLEEPER-like isoform X1, translating into MASNMKTKFQKYWDCYSVILSFAIILDPRYKLQFVEYCFFVLDPQSRDEKVLSIKQKLFRLFEEYSKTNTGITAAPMESTFNGDNGQTRDLMDGFDVYQSQQEASGNKSELELYLEERLVDRKQQPDLNVLTYWKESRIRYPELSLMARDILSIPITTVASESAFSHGGRILGKFRTSMLPDNVEALLCSRDWLYNSEECLDKDFEVEQEDEEQDLGIDISRLSAEQDASSNVDT